A stretch of the Aegilops tauschii subsp. strangulata cultivar AL8/78 chromosome 4, Aet v6.0, whole genome shotgun sequence genome encodes the following:
- the LOC109733328 gene encoding U-box domain-containing protein 75 produces MPQYQELPCGGQVLDIDAALKDGILGCGPEPGDGALGDGGKQPVELRKMMDELDAAGDGGGDEVVPAVFICPISLEPMVDPVTLCTGQTYERANISRWLALGHRTCPTTMQELWDDALTPNATLRQLIAAWFSRRYTRFKKRSADYHGRAADLVHGLRGTAVPRRQPLKGQARVAALRELRSLASNHQSVTKAIAEAGGVSLLTSLLGPFTSHSVGSEAVAILVSGVPLDADAKAALMQPAKVSLVVDMLNEGAVDTKINCVRLIRILMEEKGFRPETVASLSLLAGSMRLVRDKRHQDGVAAGLELLNSICAVHRPARSMIVSIGAVQQLVELLPELATECVEPALDILDALASVPEGMTALKDCPRTIPNAVRLLMRVSEACTQRALSMLWVVCRMVPEESAPAALEVGLAAKLLLVIQSGCGPELKQQASELLKLCTMHCTSTVFLAKCKLTKTIQ; encoded by the coding sequence ATGCCGCAGTACCAGGAGCTGCCCTGCGGCGGGCAGGTGCTCGACATCGACGCCGCGCTCAAGGATGGCATCCTGGGGTGCGGCCCGGAGCCCGGGGACGGCGCGCTGGGCGACGGAGGGAAGCAGCCGGTGGAGCTGAGGAAGATGATGGACGAGCTGGATGcggccggcgacggcggcggggacgAGGTCGTGCCTGCCGTCTTCATCTGCCCGATCTCCCTGGAGCCCATGGTGGATCCGGTCACGCTCTGCACCGGCCAGACGTACGAGCGCGCCAACATCTCCCGGTGGCTGGCGCTGGGCCACCGGACCTGCCCGACCACGATGCAGGAGCTCTGGGACGACGCGCTCACCCCCAACGCCACGCTCCGGCAGCTCATCGCCGCCTGGTTCTCCAGGCGGTACACCCGCTTCAAGAAGCGCTCGGCCGACTACCACGGCCGCGCCGCGGACCTTGTCCACGGTCTCCGCGGCACGGCCGTCCCAAGGAGGCAGCCCCTCAAGGGCCAGGCCCGAGTCGCCGCGCTCCGGGAGTTGCGCTCCCTCGCCTCCAACCACCAGTCCGTGACCAAGGCCATAGCCGAGGCCGGCGGCGTGTCGTTGCTGACCTCACTTCTTGGCCCCTTCACGTCTCATTCCGTGGGGTCCGAGGCGGTGGCCATTCTTGTGAGCGGCGTGCCGCTCGACGCCGACGCGAAGGCGGCGCTGATGCAGCCGGCAAAGGTGTCCCTCGTGGTGGACATGCTCAATGAGGGCGCCGTCGACACCAAGATCAACTGCGTCCGCCTCATCCGCATCCTCATGGAGGAGAAAGGGTTCCGGCCGGAGACGGTGGCGAGCCTGAGCCTCTTGGCCGGCTCCATGCGCCTGGTCCGGGACAAGCGGCACCAGGACGGTGTGGCCGCTGGGCTAGAGCTGCTCAATTCCATCTGCGCCGTGCACAGGCCGGCCAGGAGTATGATTGTCAGCATTGGTGCGGTgcagcagctggtggagctgctgCCGGAGCTGGCGACGGAGTGTGTGGAGCCAGCCTTGGACATCCTTGACGCGCTCGCCTCAGTCCCTGAAGGCATGACGGCTCTCAAGGATTGCCCGAGGACGATACCCAACGCCGTCCGATTGCTGATGAGGGTGTCCGAGGCCTGCACGCAGCGTGCCCTGTCGATGCTGTGGGTGGTGTGCAGGATGGTGCCCGAGGAGTCGGCACCCGCCGCCCTGGAGGTCGGACTGGCCGCCAAGCTTCTGCTGGTGATCCAAAGCGGGTGCGGGCCGGAGCTGAAGCAGCAAGCCTCGGAGTTGCTCAAGCTTTGCACCATGCATTGCACATCCACCGTCTTCCTCGCAAAATGCAAGCTCACCAAGACAATTCAGTGA
- the LOC141021921 gene encoding uncharacterized protein, whose protein sequence is MAALVVHDHIQGQLPRYRGSLPGRAPNPNRNRERDHALLYADYFANTPLFKPDKFRRRFRMARHVFNHIREGVVAHDPYFECKMDALGKLGFSSYQKCTAAIRMLAYGIPGDLVDEYVRMSETTCLMSMYKFCQAMIEVFGPEYMRQPTAGDTERLLATNAARGFPGMLGSIDFMH, encoded by the coding sequence atGGCTGCACTGGTCGTTCACGACCACATTCAAGGGCAGCTTCCTCGGTACAGGGGGTCACTCCCTGGCCGTGCTCCCAACCCGAACCGCAACAGGGAGAGAGACCACGCCCTACTCTATGCCGATTACTTTGCGAACACCCCGCTCTTCAAGCCGGATAAATTCCGTCGCCGTTTTCGTATGGCAAGGCATGTGTTCAATCATATCCGAGAGGGAGTGGTTGCTCATGACCCATACTTCGAGTGCAAGATGGATGCCCTTGGCAAGCTTGGATTCTCCTCTTACCAGAAATGCACCGCGGCCATCCGCATGCTTGCATATGGAATTCCAGGCGATCTGGTGGATGAGTATGTGCGCATGAGTGAGACAACATGTCTCATGTCAATGTACAAGTTCTGCCAGGCTATGATCGAGGTGTTTGGCCCGGAGTACATGAGGCAGCCAACTGCCGGTGATACAGAGAGATTGTTGGCGACCAACGCAGCTAGAGGCTTCCCAGGCATGCTTGGCAGTATAGATTTTATGCACTAG
- the LOC109733336 gene encoding uncharacterized protein has protein sequence MHVFNRIQEGVVVHDPYFECKTDALGKLGFFSYQKCTEAIRMLAYGIPGDLVDEYVRMSESTCLLSLYKFCKVVVAVFGPEYLRQPTAADIKRLLATNAARDFPDSHNDINVLQRSPVFARLAEGHSLPVNFEINGHQYNKGYYLADGIYPQWSTFVKTISNSQGKLWEVMTACVIMHNMIVEDERDEGSSTKDLIFKVKMAMTDRMGPKDAIAR, from the exons ATGCATGTGTTCAATCGTATCCAAGAGGGAGTGGTTGTTCATGACCCATACTTCGAGTGCAAGACAGATGCCCTTGGCAAGCTTGGATTCTTCTCTTACCAGAAATGCACCGAGGCCATCCGCATGCTTGCATATGGAATTCCAGGCGATCTGGTGGATGAGTATGTGCGTATGAGTGAGTCCACATGTCTGCTGTCACTGTACAAGTTCTGCAAGGtcgtggtggcagtgtttggccctgagtacttgaggCAGCCAACTGCCGCTGATATAAAGAGATTGTTGGCGACCAACGCAGCTAGAGACTTTCCAG attctcacaatgatatcaaTGTGCTGCAGCGTTCTCCGGTCTTCGCAAGGCTTGCAGAAGGCCACTCCCTACCTGTTAACTTTGAGATCAACGGCCACCAGTACAACAAGGGATACTATCTAGCTGATGGTATATATCCTCAGTGGTCAACTTTTGTGAAGACAATCTCGAACTCCCAAG GAAAGctttgggaggtgatgactgcttgtgtgatcatgcacaacatgatcgtcgaGGACGAGCGTGATGAAGGATCTTCGACCAAGGATTTGATTTTCAAGGTGAAAATG GCCATGACGGACAGGATGGGACCAAAAGATGCGATCGCGCGCtag